A region of the Streptococcus oralis Uo5 genome:
TCTTAAAATTGACAAGAGGTTGAGACAAGGTGATGTAACTTTAGTCAATGAAATTCAAAGTGTTACGATCAATGGTGTAACTAGAAAGTTCTATTCTTTTTCTACCAAATACTGTTCCCATCATAACCCTAAAGAATACCCTATCTATGATAGCTATGTAGAAAAGGTATTGAAATACTTTAGAAAAACAGATAAATTTTCTAAATTTAAGAATTCAGACCTAAAAGATTATCAAAAATTTAAAAATATAATTATTGCTTTTAGAGGATACTACGGATTAGAAGAATTTAATCTTAAAGAGATTGACCAGTATTTATGGCAGTTGGAAAAAGAGTATTTCCCTAATAAATACAAGTAACTTGTTTTAGCTTAGAAAGGAAAACTTCAAATTGCCCTACAAATTTCTACTTTTTGATCTAGATCACACCTTGCTTGATTTTGATACTGCTGAGGATGTGGCTCTGACGCAACTTCTAAAAGAAGAAGGAGTTGCGGATATCCAAGCCTACAAAGACTATTACGTTCCTATGAACAAGGCTCTCTGGAAGGACTTGGAGCAAAAGAAAATCAGTAAACAAGAACTGGTTAACACGCGCTTTTCTCGTTTATTTGCCCATTTTGGGCTGGAGAAAGACGGTGCATTACTTGCCCAGCGTTACCAATTTTACCTCGCCCAGCAGGGGCAAACTCTTTCGGGGGCTCATGAACTTTTGGACAGTCTTATTGAGCGTGATTATGACCTGTACGCTGCGACAAATGGAATCACTGCCATTCAGACGGGACGTTTGGCTCAATCGGGTCTGGCACCTTATTTTAACCAAGTCTTTATCTCCGAGCAATTACAAACACAAAAGCCTGACGCACAATTTTATGAAAAAATTGGTCAACAGATTGCTGGATTTAGTAAAGAAAAGACGCTGATGATTGGAGATTCCCTAACAGCTGATATTCAAGGTGGCAATAATGCTGGGATCGATACTGTCTGGTACAATCCCTATCATCTGGAAAACAAGACACAAGCTCAGCTAACTTATGAAGTTCATTCTTACCAAGACTTGCTGGATTGTTTGGATGCTATGTAGTGCTTTTCCTAAGAGGGGATGATATGGAAACAAAAGTCATTGAAGAGATTGATAACTTACTAAACCTCATTGAGCAGTATCAGTTAAAAGGTGTGGTTGCTCAAGTAAATTCGTTAAAAGAGTTAAAGTATTTCATAAGCAATCATATAGAGTTAAGTACTCGAGAGAAGATGAATATCCACTATTCACTCTTTCTTCCTAGGGGTGGCTTATCTGAACTCTACTATATGGACGCAAATTTTGAACGGATGAAGTCTGTAAATAATCAACTTTCCTATTCTATTGAAACAATCGAAAAGTTTTTAATGGCTGATTGATACTGTGAACACTCATGTCAAATAGTAGGATAGATAACAGTATATGTAAGAACTGTAAAAAGTGGTTTCCATAGCCACTTTTTGCTATAATAGAGGCAGTAAAAACAAAGGAATAGTAAACGATGTCAAGACCAGAACTTTCTCTTTATGAACCATTGTATACACTAAAGGAAGTTGATCAAAATATCTGGATAGCAGATGGTGATTTGATTCAAATGGACATGAAGATCTTCAACCTTCCTTTTCAGACACGTATGACGGTGATTAAGTTAAATGATGGCAAACTTTGGATTCACTCTCCGATTGCGCCAAACGAGAAACTGTTTACTGAACTGGATGCTTTGGGCAAAGTCGCTTACCTGATTTCACCCAATAAGATTCACTACGCCTATATTGCAGATTGGAAAAAAAGATATCCTCATGCGCAAACATGGTCTAGTCCAGGAGTTGAAGAGAGAGCGAAAAGTCAGAATATCAAGGTGGTATTCAATGCTCCCTTAACAGATAAGGCTCCTGACCTATGGTCTGATGAGATTGATCAGCTTATTTTTAAGGGAAGTTCTGTGATTGAAGAAGTGGTGTTTTTTCATAAATCAACTAAAACACTCATTGTAACGGACCTTATAGAGAATTTTGAACCGGAAAAGATAGCTAGTCCAATCCGAAGAAAAATTTATCGTTTAGCTCGTGTAACAGCCCCTGATGGTCAAACTCCTATTGACTATCGGATGACTTTTTTAGGAAGACAAAGGGAAGCAAAGGTTTCCTTTTCCCGTATGTTAAACTGGAAACCGGATAAAATCATACTTGCACATGGTCTATGCTTTTTTGAGAACGGTATAGATGAATTAAAACGTGCTTTTAGATGGATACGGTAAAGGAGAAAAATATGCAACACTCATCTTGGCATGCTTTGATTAAGGAGCAATTACCTGAAGGGTATTTCGGGAAAATCAATCAATTTATGAACCAGGTCTATGCTCAGGGAACTGTTTATCCACCTAAGGAAAAAGTTTTTCAGGCTCTCTTGACTACACCGCTTGAAGAAGTGAAGGTGGTGATTCTAGGGCAGGATCCTTATCACGGGCCAGGTCAAGCGCAGGGTTTGAGTTTTTCTGTACCTGACTCTATCCCAGCTCCACCGTCCTTGCAAAACATTTTAAAAGAATTGTCAGATGATATCGGCGTTAAGAAATCACATGATTTGACGTCTTGGGCTGAGCAGGGAGTCTTACTTCTCAATGCTTGCTTGACGGTTCCTGCTGGGCAAGCCAATGGTCATTCTGGGCTAATATGGGAGCCCTTTACTGATGCTGTGATTCAGGTGGTCAATAATCTAGACAGACCTGTAGTCTTTGTGCTCTGGGGCGCTTATGCACGTAAGAAGAAGGTCTTGGTTACCAATCCTCACCACTTGATTATCGAATCAGCCCATCCTAGTCCGTTATCGGTTTATAGAGGATTTTGGGGTTCCAAGCCTTTTTCCAAGGCCAATGCATTCTTAACAGAGACAGGACAAGAGCCAATCGATTGGCTTAGATAAGGAGAGAATATGCCTCAGTTAGCGACGATTTGCTACATTGATAACGGAAAAGAACTACTCATGCTCCATCGCAATAAGAAGCCCAATGATGTTCATGAAGGCAAATGGATTGGTGTGGGTGGTAAACTAGAGCGAGGGGAGACACCTCAGGAGTGCGCGGCGCGTGAAATCCTAGAAGAAACAGGCCTCAAAGCCAAGCCGGTTCTAAAAGGTGTTATCACTTTTCCAGAATTCACGCCAGATTTAGACTGGTACACCTATGTTTTTAAGGTGACAGAGTTCGAGGGTGACTTGATTGACTGCAATGAGGGAACCTTAGAATGGGTTCCCTATGATGAAGTTTTGAGCAAGCCAACTTGGGAGGGTGACCACACCTTTGTTGAGTGGCTTTTAGAAGATAAACCCTTCTTTTCAGCTAAGTTTGTTTATGATGGGGATAAATTATTGGATACCCAAGTTGATTTCTATGAATAAAGGAGAAAGCGGATGCTAGTAATCAAAAATGGTCGTGTCATGGATCCCAAGTCTGGTTTGGATCAGGTTTGTGATGTCTTGGTTGAAGACGGTAAAATTCTTAAAATTGCACCACAAATTAGTGAAGAAGGTGCAGAGGTCATTGACGCAACTGGTCTTGTAGTTGCGCCTGGACTAGTTGATATTCATGTTCATTTCCGTGAACCTGGTCAAACCCAC
Encoded here:
- a CDS encoding YjjG family noncanonical pyrimidine nucleotidase, whose product is MPYKFLLFDLDHTLLDFDTAEDVALTQLLKEEGVADIQAYKDYYVPMNKALWKDLEQKKISKQELVNTRFSRLFAHFGLEKDGALLAQRYQFYLAQQGQTLSGAHELLDSLIERDYDLYAATNGITAIQTGRLAQSGLAPYFNQVFISEQLQTQKPDAQFYEKIGQQIAGFSKEKTLMIGDSLTADIQGGNNAGIDTVWYNPYHLENKTQAQLTYEVHSYQDLLDCLDAM
- a CDS encoding DUF4336 domain-containing protein → MSRPELSLYEPLYTLKEVDQNIWIADGDLIQMDMKIFNLPFQTRMTVIKLNDGKLWIHSPIAPNEKLFTELDALGKVAYLISPNKIHYAYIADWKKRYPHAQTWSSPGVEERAKSQNIKVVFNAPLTDKAPDLWSDEIDQLIFKGSSVIEEVVFFHKSTKTLIVTDLIENFEPEKIASPIRRKIYRLARVTAPDGQTPIDYRMTFLGRQREAKVSFSRMLNWKPDKIILAHGLCFFENGIDELKRAFRWIR
- a CDS encoding uracil-DNA glycosylase; its protein translation is MQHSSWHALIKEQLPEGYFGKINQFMNQVYAQGTVYPPKEKVFQALLTTPLEEVKVVILGQDPYHGPGQAQGLSFSVPDSIPAPPSLQNILKELSDDIGVKKSHDLTSWAEQGVLLLNACLTVPAGQANGHSGLIWEPFTDAVIQVVNNLDRPVVFVLWGAYARKKKVLVTNPHHLIIESAHPSPLSVYRGFWGSKPFSKANAFLTETGQEPIDWLR
- a CDS encoding NUDIX hydrolase, producing MPQLATICYIDNGKELLMLHRNKKPNDVHEGKWIGVGGKLERGETPQECAAREILEETGLKAKPVLKGVITFPEFTPDLDWYTYVFKVTEFEGDLIDCNEGTLEWVPYDEVLSKPTWEGDHTFVEWLLEDKPFFSAKFVYDGDKLLDTQVDFYE